attattttgctttattattttccCCTCCTGTATTCTAAAgctgtattattattttattttacgctATAATCTTTCtgtaatattttccatttatttccgCTAAACCatatttatttacgtttttaagtttatgaaaaaaatgctaaaaacatTTAGTTACTAAGCACAATGttcgagaaaatgtaaaatatacgcATACTTTTCGGTATGTCTGTAGTTGAGTAAGCAACGAAAActagttagttttaaaaattgttttatattttttaactacaattTGTTTTACTAGCCTAGCAGGCCAAGCCTGCGGCACATGCctaaattattgttttcaaatcgcttcaaaaaattattatgctaATTTCACAGGGTTACagggtaaaaaaaaaacaacaataacactacaTCTAatgcaatacaattttttataaacatatatatattttttatttacttataaacATGCATtacatattcatttatacgtacatatcatatattatgtaatacaaaagatttaaagttatatatatatatatagaatatacatatatatagcaaaCAAATATTGGTATTTTGTTAAATGTTAGTAATTATGTATTTGCGTTAAATGCTTTTATTTTCTAgttttaactttatatatttcaactttgcagttttatttatattttaattgcacttactatatattatatacacatatatttttagtttactaaattgtaaatgtattataaacacaattatatgcatatatttattattatttacacaacatgttaatataacaaaaaattaaaaaacagcaattatgttaaaattacaagaaaaaaatgattatttcaCTAGccttatgaaagtaaaatttttatttgagacttgaaatttgcacaaaaaaactggtattttttaattatatttataaaaaacaaattaaaacaataaaaatattgcaaaaacttTACAtggtagtttttattttatttatttttattttagttttttaaattttttttatacttattaaaaaaaaaaataaacaattttgtaataaaaaataaaatattgataattgaaaaaaaaatatttttttataataaaaaaaataaaatataaaatgattgataaataaaaaaatattgataaataaaaacaatgtttttcttataaattaaaaaaaaaaaaattatgataaataaagacaatgttttttttataaataaaaaaaatatataacttttaacatgcaatattgaaaaaaaatatttttttaattaataaaaaataaaataaataaaacaatattctttaaaaataaatatttttttatcaattagttatacttttttttcataattaaaaaaaaataaaatattgataaataaaaaaaaattataaattaatattttatttttataaaaaaaataatgtggaAAGAACTTTTagttcattttttaataatttttatataaaataaagtaacaatttacatgaagaaaaaaatgaataaattaaaataaaattaaattgatttacaaaacaaatttgtttaaaaaaataaaaagaaactgTTACaacttcttaaatttttttataaaatagagTAAGAGTTtccatgaaaaaaataaattaaattaaaattaaatttaataaaaaaataaattaattaaattaaaataaaatttaataaaaaaataaaaattataatatatataaaataaaaattattaaataaaaattataatattttatttaatttaacttttttatattaataaaaattaatttttttttagaaataattatttaaaataaacttaatttactacttcttttttcatattttttataaaataaagtaacatgaaaaaatttattaattaattaaattaaaattaaattgcataaaaaaatattaaaaaataaaaattatttttttgtttgtttttaataaaaatttagtttttttaataattatttatttttatatattttttaacacaaagtcgaaaataaaaaaaatgtattccgttttttataaaataaataaattaaataaaattatttaataaaaaaataaattaattaattaaaaaataagtaaattaattaaaacataaataaataaataaaattaaaataaattgtgttaaaaaatttatttatgaaaaaaaaaaatatttttttggttaattaattttttttttattaaaatgaatatttattgttatatatttttttttaacaaaaaaaataaaataaaataaaaactgcaaagccacataatttcattattttattttgcaaatttttatttattgctattaacaattttattcactcaattgcttatttttttgttactaaaataaaaaatattaaaataaaattttaacatgCAATTCTTGCTTACTTTAAGTTAAAAAAGaaactaatttaatattttaagatattctttttttattaaaataataataaagtgtgaaaataaattacaaaaatataaatttttattaaaatgataataaaGTTTACAAAACATGTTGCCTTAAAAAGTTAAcacaaaaatgtttaagaaaCATTTATACTAAGCTAATAATAGAACATtttatcatatatgtacatgcaataataataattttaattttaatattataaaaaatatgtatttttataaaaaaaatatttatattacaatatttaaatattattgtattatactACCTGTGAAATGCactttaaaatgtattaaatacaataacaacaataacaattaggCAACTAGCTTACATGCACATAtcaatacatataattatttgtatatgtaatgatgaaaaaaataaaatatttttatataattgttgtaatttacaTATGCGAAAATTATGTCGATTAACGGTAAATGTGTTGATGTGTTGTTGGTAGATTTTGCTCAAACGCATGCAAGAGACAATGaagttattatacatatatatatatatacatacttattttacaaatgaattacaataaatggaacttttttgcaataaatacagaaattttgctttaattttccaacattttatttatttttttttaagaaaaaatcaactGAATTGATGAACTGTAAAAAAGACCACTCTTAAAATATCAGTCAAGCAATTTTTTCCGCTGATTATCTCGAGTTGTGTCTACTATAGTGGTCCAAATTGAAACTACTTAAGAAAAATAGTCAATTGTATCCCCTCTGATTTTAAGATATTGTAAAAACGAAATTTTCGAAGACTATTTAAGTATACTATccgttttttaaataatcataAGCTACCTCCGTTTTGCCAAACTTTAGAGTTtagcgaatcgaacacacaactggtataaaactgGTATAGACTAACATAATCGATTACACAGGTGTTATACTAGTCGAATCGAACACataactggtataaaactgGTATAGACTGGTATAATCGATTAGCTGGGTGTTATACCATTAATCATAAACTATATTCGTTTTGCCAAACTtaagagagtagcgaatcgagcacacaactggtataaaactgTTATAGACTGACATAATCGTTTAGCTGGGTATTATACCAGTCTAATGAAACATGCGtcttttttatattgaattcaacgggataaatttgttgttgttgttctaattGTTGTattattcaaagaaattttcttatttttttttaattttttcaactgtgcttttaaatatatccattatattaaatagtttttagtattgaaacattttttatggccacaaatgttaaattatttatttaaaaaataaaaaatcataattattaaaaacttaattaattaatattttttaatatttctgcgattttaaataaatataaattatttatatttttatataaaaatcaaatattttttttataaatttaaagtttaaaatattaacgctactattttcgttttattttattatgttgtattttatttacactatacatacatatatttaattaaacttaaGCAAAGTGTGCATTTTTCATAGATACATAGCCAACTGGGTATGCGCACACTTTGTCTTTAAGTATTCAAGGTACATTCGCTCGTGGTAAAAACTTCGTATTCTCGGCGTTATATCATAAAACTATATTTACAATCGATATAACGCCTACGCTTTTtccttaaatattaaaattataaattaacaataaaaatttcgacTAGCTGCAGAAAAATATGAACTGAGACTTATAATAATCAATATAACTTCTACTTaaccttaaaaaataatttaaaataggcaaacattattttttttgtttttaaattgaaaatcataTACTGGAGTTGTTGTTTTAGAGACTGAGCAATAGAATAGTTAAAAGAGTAATATGTCTATAACTAAAATGAGGCGCTTAAGGTCAGGCTTGACTATTGACGTTTGGGTAtatttttaagccttaaatgaCAACCGCTATTTTGTATATCAGTTGTACCCAGGATCTGTTTGACGTTTCGGACCTTTGGTCAAACATCATTTGAAATCTTAAATCTTCTCGAGATAGCTGTAATCACGTTTTCTACATCGTTCCTGATTTTGAATCCACTAACTCTGATAATATCTGCATTTATGAAGGTCAGAACACTACTGTTCGTCAAGTGGAAGACTCTTATCAGTTAGTAATTGCTTCCGAGTTCCGAACATCAACCTTTCCTACCAAATTATTATGAGACTGTTTTATTACTGTGTTCGTTCGTTCTTAAAAGAAGACTTTCGATCAAATTTCCCAGAAAGATTCTCATAACTGAGGTAGGATTATCTTCCAAATCTTTGAACTATCTGAATTTCCCAACAATCGTGTCCAATCTTAAGGGAACGGTCTTTATTATCCACAGTTCCAACCTCACACCATCCAATGGGTCAACCGGGAACGATACATGACCGATATATAGGTAAGTCCGCCTAAGTTACTCCATAAACTAACCTGACTCGTCATATTAATCTTTATGAATTATGAAGGACTAACCATTCctgaaaaactttaaaaaatctgTATAACTATTGGCCTCAATTATAATTCTAATAAGTTTGTTTTCTTCCTTTCAGTTCTTCAAATCTCTTATAATTGCAACCTTGGTAAGTATAataaagatttatatatatgtatatgtacattcgTCTTCGAAAGTTTAGATCAATATCCTTTCCTTTATTTGATAACCTTTCGAACCACCTACTACTCACTTTATGCTAAGAGCTCGAAATCTTTTCTACAAAACTCCAGTAATAAGATTCCCCATAAACTAATTAAGATACCTTTCAATCTCCAATCTGCCTTTCTTGCCTTCAAAGCGCACTACTTCTAACCCTCATAAAAGTCGAATTCATCCTTCGGTCGATACCAATCCTCTGTGGCATGTTCGTAGATCGCTTGTCGCACCAATCGTTCAGCAACATCAATCGGATGTGGCGACTGTTGGCCCTCCAACGATTCCATTGCATCTTCTACGTCCGCGTCATAATTATCGTCTTCGAAATCGGTTTCTTGTGCTACAGGCTCAAAGTCATCCATGCGTTCGGAACGTGGACTACGTGATGTAGCACGGAACTCCGACGGTATGCCATAGCACTTACAAATGCAGCACGAGGGAAAACGAAACCAATCAGAGAAAATACCGCGACATTCGTTGTGCGGATCGTAGGCTAGTAGACGATGTAGCCGGTATTGTTGTTCACAGCGGCAACCCTCACGACAGTACATCTGTCGATTTTCATGTGTGCATTTCTCCCAATGCACATACTGTTCGAAGGGGTAGAGATTTAGGAGCGCCAAAACTTCGCCGCGTGTGTTGTTGGCCCAGAAGGGTGCGACCACTTCCTCCTTTACAGGGCAGGCATTActggaaagaaaaaagaaagtaaaataaatggagCGGTAATATATACGTAGTTCATCCTTGTTTTTGGTCAAAGAAGGGTTCAAGAAGCTCGGAAAATATTTTCAGGAGCTCTATATAAAGTTCGGACAAAAAGCTTTCCAGAAGAAAACATAGTTTGGTTGTCTCAACTGATTCTATTTGTAATAGCCGAGAGTTTTTCCGTGTTCAGAGGCGGAGATGTAGAAAATAAGGTCTaaaagaaattcgaaaaaatcgaaaatcgaaatttttaacCTCACCAATTGTGGCGCTCCCTAAGTTTCGTTAATACGATCCTTAGAGTGAAAACTGATCGATTTTGTTGACACAACTTTGGAGTAGGATTGCATTCGTCCAGTTGGTTTTTCGAAGCTCAAGGCTTTTCCGACAAAACGAAagtattatatttctattatttgctTTCTTCGACCACCCCTTCGTAAAATTCAACCCGACCACTTTAATTGCCTTCTAATACCATCTATCACAATATTTCACTTACATGCCGCGCATATTGGGAGCCGGTTTCACCTCTTGCTTCAGCGCATCTTGATACAATTGGCCATCGCGTAGCACTGGTTTCGTCGACGCTGCTGCTGTAGCACTGACTGGCGTGGTCTGGGATGGCGTAGCTTGTGGTGTTTGTTGTGGTCTCTGAATTTTCTCACCGGTAAGCAGCTCAGTCTGTTGAGCTGACGGTGCTGTCTCTGCACCGGTTGTTGCCGCACTTGGCGCGCTTGTAGTCTTCGCAGCCGAAGACAATTCGGCTTGTGTGGAAGTGAGCTTCGTTGCGACGGTAGTCGGCGCTGCTGTTTCGATTGAAGTCACTGCCGATAGTTCGGCTTTATGCTCACTGTCAACATGTTGATTCTTCTTTTTGCTCAGCTCAAATTTCAATTGTGCGCCGGTTGCTAATGTTGCGGTTGCCGGCGCTGTCGCTGTTGCCGTCACGGTTGCTGTGACGTCCGTTTCGGCGTTCGTAACACCAATGCCCGACAGCGTCGCTCCATTATCGGCGTCCGTTGTAACGTCTGTATCGTCATTCGCAGCTTTCAGCGcttgtgttgctgctgctgcgctgtTGTTGTCCACGGGTGCTATTGCTGTGGCGCTTTGTGTACGTTCACTTTCGTTGGTTGGTTTTGATTTTAATATCGAACTTTCTTTTACGCCGCTCGCATCGGCATTTGTTGGCTGCGGTTTATTCACTTGTTGCAGTTTGAGTTTTTGTGTTGGCTGTTGGCCCGGTCGTTGACGTTCCGCTTGTGGTttaagttgttgttgcagtagaGTGGGCGCTACCGGTGCCGGTGAGGCCGGTATTGCACCAGCTGCCGGCCGCATCTTGGTTGCGGGCGTGGACACCACCTTAAGTGTGGTCGAAATGGTGGCAGTCTCTGAACTATTTCTTTCTTCCGTCAACGGTTTCTGTAATTGTCCGAGTTGTGGCGATTCGATGATCTGTATGTTGTCGCCCATATTCATTGCCGCATCCTGTAATGTGGGTATCTCATATACACTATTCGAAGCGAGATTACCATCGTCTTCGGGTATTTCGAGTATGGTTTCTTCGTGTAACACTACAGCTGCGGGCTGTTCTGCACTTTCCTCTACCGGCTTCGGTTCTTCTGTCGTGGTTGTTGTAGATGTGCGTCGGCGCAGCGACGAATGTGTTGGTCTATTACGGTTAACATAGACATTAACGCGTCGTCTATGTCCACCACCACTCGAATTCGCGTTAACTCTGCGTCTTAGCCCACCGTTCGGTATTTTCACTGGCCTTTCTTCGGGTTCCATTTTCGATTCCACCACCGTAACCTCACTTGTTGTACTGACAGTTTCCTCCTTTATTTCATCCGGTGCGACTGTtgtggtagttgttgttgtggagaCCGGTCTAAAATGCGGTTCCATCAGCACATCATTGTTCTTAATACCACCATACTCCTCACGCTGCGGCTGCATATACTTGGCGGCGCGTGCTCTATGCGGCTCCTTCGAGTAACGTTCGGCGGCCACTTCGACATCATCCACATCGATCTCGTTGTTGAGTATCTCATCGCGCAGCACCGAAATATGTTTCACATCGCCATACATACGCTTCATGAGTCCATGATTTTCGTGTACGAAACGTCGCACTGCATGCCAAGGATAAGCCGAGCCGGGTAAATGGCAATAGGCTTGACGTGTCAGATCACAGGGTATGGTGGCCAACATTTGTGCGCGTCCGCGACGTGAAAGCTTCGTTCCTTGTGTACTGCACGAGTTGGCGGAATCAAAACCGAAACCTTCAGTCGGTGGACTGAGGGCGGCGACGAAGAGCAAAAGAAAGATGATATTTAACTGAAAGTGGAAGAAAGAGAACCATTGATTAAATATGAATGAGACGCTTGTTTCTAAGATTTGGTGCTTGTAGAGTAAAATATCTTGTGGGATTACTAAGAAGAATTGAGTTTTTGACTGCTCTTAAGGCTAGGGTAACTCGAAGTCGGAGTATCGTTATTTTAAATCAATCTGAGAAAGACTGGTGCGTGACCTTTGAGGAACTATTGGACTTGTAGCTTTTGTCGGGAGGTTCGGTTAACCCCTAAAGgtctttcacaaattttataaaaagtcaggacaatttttatactctcgcaacaaaatttgctaaagagagtattatagttttgttcacataacggtttgtaacgcccaaaactaaacgagttagatatagggtcatatataccaaagtgatcagggtgaacagtggagttcaaatccgaaagtctgtctgtccgtccgtccgtccgtccgtctgtgcaagctgtaatttgagtaaaaattaagatatcttgatgaaacttggcacacttatttcttggcaccataaaaatcgcaaaatcggaccactgccacgcccacaaaatggcgaaaaccgaaaacacattaagtgccataattaagctataaataaagctatcgaagtaaaatttggtatgaaggatcgcactaggaaggggcatatgtggatgtattttttttggggaagtgggcgtggcccctccccctactaagttttttgtacaaaaaacgccagaaacactaaatttcacataagaaatggcagatggaagctgcactcgaccgatttcaatgaaacttggtttgtaatagtttctttacatcccaatgtatgttgtgaaaataggccaaatcgcttcacaaccacgcctacttcctatataccagaactttgaagacaatctgaatcgtttactttacaatatataaagtaagcactagtgaagatatcggtgcagaactttgcataaatactattttaatagtgtggcagcctcattctaaaaatcgccgaaatcggaccataggtttttaaggccccatatatcgaacacgaggacctcggtacttctatcctaatattatggtttccaactttcaatagactttatacaatatatatgacgaatatgagggtcaaattgtgtattatataatataaacaaagttaaataagtaaattgcgagagtataaaatgttcggttacacccgaacttagctcttccttacttgttcttgtATAGTTTTCTTAATTCTTTGTGTCTTAAAATCCGCGGCTCATAAAGATTTATACCTCAAAAACTCCTAAAATATTAGAGCGCgttaaattataattgaaatggCCCAAGTGTCGACGACTAAGAATCTGAAATGTGAGAGCTTCTCAGCTCGAATTAAAACCGCTTTCTTAAACTCAATTTCCAAACTAAGGAGCATGAAATTAAAAGCAGTCTGTTTCGCAAGCGTGAGATGATTGTTTCACCAGCTAACTGTATGACGATTAACTTCAGCAATTTCTCACCTTATTTAAAAGCAATTTGCTTCAGTAAATCATGCACTTAAAATGCATGAAAAACGACCAATTTTATAGCCAACCAATCAATCGGCCACAGATGTGGGTTACCACGAGTCAAACCGAAAGAAAACGCGAGTGAAGCCGCATGAAAAACGAAATGAGTCGAATGCgcgaagaaaaatgaaaaaagtcagTAAACTgctcaatgaaatgaaaagagaaATGCGTCAATCAAGCAAGCGTTGAACACaacgcaaacaacaaacaatactcCAACCGATCAAGCGTTTCCAACCCATTTCAATCAACTCACCGTCAACGGTACCcgtaaaaagctttttataacGGCACCAACACCGTCATCGCTGCAACGCGCTGGCCGCGGAGCTGAGTGAGTCGCATGACTGGGTGGGCAGACATTAGCCGACATTATCAGAGACAGGT
This portion of the Zeugodacus cucurbitae isolate PBARC_wt_2022May chromosome 3, idZeuCucr1.2, whole genome shotgun sequence genome encodes:
- the LOC105216604 gene encoding protein spaetzle 4; amino-acid sequence: MEYINMDKRFKISKTLILNIIFLLLFVAALSPPTEGFGFDSANSCSTQGTKLSRRGRAQMLATIPCDLTRQAYCHLPGSAYPWHAVRRFVHENHGLMKRMYGDVKHISVLRDEILNNEIDVDDVEVAAERYSKEPHRARAAKYMQPQREEYGGIKNNDVLMEPHFRPVSTTTTTTTVAPDEIKEETVSTTSEVTVVESKMEPEERPVKIPNGGLRRRVNANSSGGGHRRRVNVYVNRNRPTHSSLRRRTSTTTTTEEPKPVEESAEQPAAVVLHEETILEIPEDDGNLASNSVYEIPTLQDAAMNMGDNIQIIESPQLGQLQKPLTEERNSSETATISTTLKVVSTPATKMRPAAGAIPASPAPVAPTLLQQQLKPQAERQRPGQQPTQKLKLQQVNKPQPTNADASGVKESSILKSKPTNESERTQSATAIAPVDNNSAAAATQALKAANDDTDVTTDADNGATLSGIGVTNAETDVTATVTATATAPATATLATGAQLKFELSKKKNQHVDSEHKAELSAVTSIETAAPTTVATKLTSTQAELSSAAKTTSAPSAATTGAETAPSAQQTELLTGEKIQRPQQTPQATPSQTTPVSATAAASTKPVLRDGQLYQDALKQEVKPAPNMRGINACPVKEEVVAPFWANNTRGEVLALLNLYPFEQYVHWEKCTHENRQMYCREGCRCEQQYRLHRLLAYDPHNECRGIFSDWFRFPSCCICKCYGIPSEFRATSRSPRSERMDDFEPVAQETDFEDDNYDADVEDAMESLEGQQSPHPIDVAERLVRQAIYEHATEDWYRPKDEFDFYEG